In the Sulfurivermis fontis genome, ATGAAGGGCAGCGCCAGCGCCTGCACGTTGATCTTGAAACCGACGATGGCCACCAGCCAGCTGGTGGTGGTGGTGCCGACGTTGGCGCCGTAGATGACGCCCACGCTCTGCACCAGGGACAGCAGGCCGGCGTTGACGAAACCAATGGTCGCCACCGTCACCGCGCTGGACGATTGCACCATGGAGGTGATCAGCACACCGGCGAAGATGCCGCGCAAGGGCGTGCGCGTCCACTGGCCAAGGATATGGCGCAGTGCCGGCCCGGCGGCGAGCTTGAGACCATCGGTCATCATGCGCATGCCGAGCAGAAACAGGCCAATACCGCCGATGAAACTGCCGAACAATCCGAAATCCATCACGCCATCCAGCTACGGGCACCGCACCGCTCCAGGCAGCATTGCGCAGCGCAATATCAAGGAAACATCACCCGTCCGACAAGGTTAGGGAAGCTCTGAATAAGTTCAGAGCTTCCGCGGCACAGGGATGTGCCGCCATTTTTCAACGACGATAAGTCGTTGAAAAATGAAGCCAAGCGAAAATCACACTTTTCGCTTGGCGTGGTCTGAGAAGTCCAGGATGGACTTATTCAGACCTTCCTTAGCACTGGCCATGCCGCCCTCACGCCAGCCAGGCCAGCGGCGTGCGCGTCAATGCCACCGAGACGATGTAGGCGAATACCGCCAGTGCCGCCGCCACCTGCCAGGCCTTGCCCTGCCGGAGCGCCACGGCACCGAGCAGGATATAGAGCAGCAGCGCTGTCAGCTTGGCCAGCAACCAGGGCTGGTCCTGCGGCCACCAGCGGTACAGCCACAACATGGCGAGCCCGCTGAAGAACAGGGCGCTATCCACCACATGGGGCGCGGTGCGCACCCAGCGTCGGCGCAGCCGCTGCGGGGCGGTCAGGCGCCACCAACCACGCAGGGCAAAACCGCAGAAGGATAGAACCGCGCAGGTGATGTGGAAGTGTTTCAGCCAGAGCATGACCGCACTATACCATTGTGCTCACCCGCCCCGGCAGGGGTGGCGCCGGCGCCGTCCATGCGCAACACTTGCCGACATGAAGATCGAACCGCCCGCCGACGACCTCGGTCTGCAACACCTCAAGACCACCGACCGCAGCAAGGGCCGGGTGGC is a window encoding:
- a CDS encoding SirB2 family protein, translating into MLWLKHFHITCAVLSFCGFALRGWWRLTAPQRLRRRWVRTAPHVVDSALFFSGLAMLWLYRWWPQDQPWLLAKLTALLLYILLGAVALRQGKAWQVAAALAVFAYIVSVALTRTPLAWLA